A single region of the Corallococcus macrosporus genome encodes:
- a CDS encoding aminotransferase class I/II-fold pyridoxal phosphate-dependent enzyme yields the protein MIPFRETYRDIPLYSPAKKPCRVDLSDNTNLFGAPPSADRVLREEGFLKLSRYPAGYAPDLKRAVARYAGVAVESVTTGCGSDDVIDCALRAFLEPGDVVAFPDPTFVMVPMFARLSALKPVPVPLRADHDLDVEGLLATGAKLIYVCTPNNPTGTVASRSAVERLVNEARGVVLIDQAYVEFARGGDFLDLARTRPNVLVTRTMSKAFGLAGLRVGWGVGAPSLVAEVEKARGPYKHTTLGEAVAVSALTEDVAWMEACAAEAVENRERLRGGLKALGLEPLPSEGNFLLVPVPEARRVGEALRERNVNVRVFEGLTGVGDALRIGCGPWPLMASALKALKEVL from the coding sequence GTGATTCCCTTCCGCGAAACGTATCGGGACATCCCGCTGTACTCCCCGGCGAAGAAGCCGTGCCGGGTGGACCTGAGCGACAACACCAACCTCTTCGGCGCACCGCCCTCGGCGGACCGCGTGTTGCGCGAGGAGGGCTTCCTGAAGCTCTCCCGCTATCCCGCGGGCTACGCGCCCGACCTCAAGCGCGCCGTGGCTCGCTACGCGGGCGTCGCGGTGGAGAGCGTGACGACGGGGTGTGGTTCGGACGACGTCATCGACTGCGCGCTGCGGGCCTTCCTGGAGCCCGGAGACGTGGTCGCCTTTCCGGATCCCACGTTCGTGATGGTGCCCATGTTCGCCCGGTTGAGCGCGCTCAAGCCGGTGCCCGTGCCGCTGCGTGCGGACCATGACCTGGACGTGGAGGGACTGCTCGCCACGGGGGCGAAGCTCATCTACGTGTGCACGCCGAACAACCCCACGGGCACGGTGGCCTCTCGCTCGGCGGTGGAGCGGCTGGTGAATGAGGCCCGCGGCGTGGTGCTCATTGATCAGGCCTATGTGGAGTTCGCGCGGGGCGGGGACTTCCTGGACCTCGCGAGGACCCGGCCCAACGTCCTGGTGACGCGCACGATGTCCAAGGCGTTCGGGCTCGCGGGCCTGCGGGTGGGGTGGGGCGTCGGTGCGCCGTCGCTGGTCGCGGAGGTGGAGAAGGCACGGGGGCCCTACAAGCACACGACGCTGGGCGAGGCCGTGGCGGTGTCCGCGCTCACGGAGGACGTCGCGTGGATGGAGGCCTGCGCGGCGGAGGCCGTGGAGAACCGCGAGCGGCTGCGCGGCGGATTGAAGGCGCTGGGCCTGGAGCCGCTGCCTTCGGAGGGGAACTTCCTCCTCGTCCCCGTGCCGGAGGCTCGCAGGGTGGGCGAGGCGCTGCGGGAGCGCAACGTGAACGTGCGGGTGTTCGAAGGGCTCACGGGCGTGGGCGATGCGCTGCGCATCGGCTGCGGTCCCTGGCCCCTGATGGCTTCGGCGCTGAAGGCCTTGAAGGAGGTGCTGTGA
- a CDS encoding HisA/HisF-related TIM barrel protein yields MIAIPAIDLREGACVQLVGGSYEAERVRVNDPLDALKQWLALGFRTFHVVDLDAALGKGSNADVVARLVSHAPGLTFTVGGGVRDASRVEAVLAGGASSVVVGTRAIEDLAWLTEVAERFPGRVVVAADVKGREVVTRGWTAGSARDIRDVLSALEPLPLGGMLVTAVHKEGQLGGVDLPLMEEVARSSRHRLLASGGVTTLEDLRALAKLGAHGAVVGMALYTGRLDARAVAREFTE; encoded by the coding sequence GTGATCGCCATTCCGGCCATCGACCTGCGGGAAGGGGCGTGCGTGCAGCTCGTGGGGGGCTCCTACGAAGCGGAGCGCGTGCGCGTGAACGATCCGCTGGATGCCTTGAAGCAGTGGCTCGCGCTGGGCTTCCGCACGTTCCACGTCGTGGACCTGGATGCGGCGCTGGGCAAGGGCTCCAACGCGGACGTGGTGGCGCGACTGGTGTCGCACGCCCCGGGCCTCACCTTCACGGTGGGTGGCGGAGTTCGTGATGCCTCGCGCGTGGAGGCGGTGCTCGCGGGTGGGGCGTCCTCGGTCGTCGTGGGGACTCGCGCCATCGAGGACCTCGCCTGGCTCACCGAGGTCGCGGAGCGCTTCCCCGGCCGAGTGGTGGTCGCCGCGGACGTGAAGGGCCGCGAGGTGGTGACTCGGGGGTGGACGGCCGGCAGCGCGCGCGACATCCGCGACGTGCTGTCCGCGCTGGAACCCCTGCCGCTGGGCGGGATGCTCGTCACGGCGGTGCACAAGGAGGGACAGCTGGGCGGCGTGGACCTTCCGCTGATGGAAGAGGTCGCCCGCTCGAGCCGGCACCGGCTCCTGGCTTCCGGCGGCGTGACGACGTTGGAGGACCTGCGCGCACTGGCGAAGCTGGGCGCGCACGGAGCGGTGGTGGGCATGGCGCTTTACACAGGACGGCTGGATGCGCGCGCGGTCGCGCGGGAGTTCACGGAATGA
- the hisIE gene encoding bifunctional phosphoribosyl-AMP cyclohydrolase/phosphoribosyl-ATP diphosphatase HisIE: MTLDLSRLNFDKGQGLVTVVTQDANTGDVLMVAHADREAMERTLATGEMHYRSRTRGLWHKGATSGNTQKVVSLTADCDGDAVLARVRKAGPACHTGEETCFGEGRWDALAHLDATLAARATGPVPEGAKPSYTRRLLEDRNLRLKKLGEEAAELVTACADADAHRAAEEAADVLYHVLVAVRPLGLTLEDVKAVLAARARPKVP, translated from the coding sequence ATGACGCTGGACCTCTCCAGGTTGAACTTCGACAAGGGCCAGGGGCTGGTGACGGTGGTGACGCAGGACGCGAACACCGGCGACGTCCTGATGGTGGCGCATGCCGACCGCGAGGCGATGGAGCGCACGCTCGCGACGGGCGAGATGCACTACCGCTCCCGCACGCGCGGCCTCTGGCACAAGGGCGCCACCAGCGGGAACACCCAGAAGGTCGTCTCGCTCACCGCGGATTGCGACGGCGACGCGGTGCTCGCGCGCGTGCGCAAGGCCGGCCCTGCCTGCCACACCGGCGAGGAGACGTGCTTCGGCGAGGGACGCTGGGACGCGCTCGCGCACCTGGACGCGACGCTCGCCGCCCGCGCGACGGGCCCCGTGCCGGAAGGCGCGAAGCCCAGCTACACGCGGCGCCTGCTGGAGGACCGGAACCTGCGGCTGAAGAAGCTGGGGGAGGAGGCAGCGGAGCTCGTCACCGCCTGCGCGGACGCGGATGCCCACCGGGCCGCCGAGGAGGCCGCCGACGTGCTGTACCACGTGCTCGTGGCGGTGCGTCCCCTGGGCCTGACGCTGGAGGACGTGAAGGCCGTCCTGGCCGCGCGCGCACGTCCAAAGGTGCCCTGA
- the hisF gene encoding imidazole glycerol phosphate synthase subunit HisF, producing the protein MLRRRIIVCLDVKGGRVVKGVQFEGLRDVGDPVELARRYEEAGADEVTFLDISASAEERQTLWDLVQRTAERLFIPLTVGGGVRTVDDVGRALRAGADKVSINSAAVATPELLTGCAERFGAQCVVASIDAKREGDRYRVYTHGGRRPTDLDAVAWAKECVRRGAGEVLLTSIDRDGARTGYDLELTRAVAEAVDVPVIASGGAGRAEHVRDALTVGAADAALVAGILHDGLTTVGALKSLLKDNGISIRSTT; encoded by the coding sequence ATGCTCCGCCGACGGATCATCGTCTGCCTGGACGTGAAGGGCGGCCGCGTGGTGAAGGGCGTCCAGTTCGAGGGCCTGCGCGACGTGGGCGACCCGGTGGAACTGGCCCGGCGCTACGAAGAAGCCGGCGCGGACGAGGTGACCTTCCTGGACATCTCCGCGAGCGCCGAGGAGCGCCAGACGCTGTGGGACCTGGTCCAGCGCACCGCGGAGCGCCTCTTCATCCCGCTCACGGTGGGCGGCGGCGTGCGCACCGTGGACGACGTGGGCCGAGCGCTCAGGGCCGGCGCGGACAAGGTGAGCATCAACTCCGCGGCGGTGGCCACCCCGGAGCTGCTGACCGGCTGCGCGGAGCGCTTCGGCGCCCAGTGCGTCGTGGCCAGCATCGACGCGAAGCGGGAGGGTGACCGCTACCGCGTCTACACGCACGGCGGCCGCCGTCCCACCGACCTGGACGCGGTGGCCTGGGCGAAGGAGTGCGTCCGGCGCGGCGCGGGCGAGGTGCTGCTCACCAGCATCGACCGGGACGGCGCGCGCACCGGCTATGACCTGGAGCTGACGCGCGCGGTGGCGGAGGCCGTGGACGTGCCGGTCATCGCCTCCGGTGGCGCGGGCCGCGCGGAGCACGTGCGCGATGCCCTGACTGTCGGCGCGGCGGACGCGGCCCTCGTCGCGGGCATCCTCCACGACGGCCTCACCACCGTGGGCGCCTTGAAGTCCCTGCTGAAGGACAACGGCATCTCCATCCGGAGCACGACATGA
- the hisG gene encoding ATP phosphoribosyltransferase: MLKIALPNKGRLSEEVRELFNDAGLEVRARGERALTASLGGEFEAIFVRAQDIPEFVADGAAQAGVTGWDLVNEAGRELESLMDLEFGRCRLVVAARDESGITRVEDVKDGMRVASCFPRLTQAFFQQRGQKVTVVPVSGAAEIAPHLGIADIVVDLTSTGSTLKMNGLREVSTVLESSARLVAYPGNGAEARRALEELTQALGSVLAARGRRYLMANVPKTSLEQVREVLPGLNGPTVVDVMNGGHFVAVHAVVSSKTLYRTVNALKALGGQGILVTRIERLMA; this comes from the coding sequence ATGTTGAAGATTGCCCTGCCCAACAAAGGACGTCTGTCCGAGGAAGTGCGAGAGCTGTTCAACGACGCGGGCCTGGAGGTGCGCGCTCGCGGTGAGCGGGCCCTCACCGCGTCCCTGGGCGGCGAGTTCGAGGCCATCTTCGTCCGCGCGCAGGACATCCCGGAGTTCGTCGCGGACGGCGCCGCGCAGGCGGGCGTCACCGGCTGGGACCTGGTGAACGAGGCCGGGCGCGAGCTGGAGTCGCTGATGGACCTGGAGTTCGGCCGCTGCCGGCTGGTGGTGGCCGCGCGCGACGAGAGCGGCATCACGCGCGTGGAGGACGTGAAGGACGGGATGCGGGTGGCCTCCTGCTTCCCCCGGCTGACGCAGGCCTTCTTCCAGCAACGCGGACAGAAGGTGACGGTGGTGCCGGTGAGCGGCGCGGCGGAGATCGCTCCGCACCTGGGCATCGCGGACATCGTGGTGGACCTCACGTCCACGGGCTCCACGCTGAAGATGAACGGCCTGCGGGAGGTGTCCACCGTGCTGGAGTCCAGCGCCCGGCTGGTGGCGTATCCCGGCAACGGCGCGGAGGCCCGGCGTGCGTTGGAGGAGCTGACGCAGGCGCTGGGGTCGGTGCTGGCGGCGCGCGGGCGGCGCTACCTGATGGCCAACGTCCCGAAGACGTCGCTGGAGCAGGTGCGCGAGGTGCTGCCCGGCCTCAACGGCCCCACGGTGGTGGACGTGATGAACGGCGGCCACTTCGTGGCGGTGCACGCGGTGGTCTCGTCGAAGACGCTCTACCGCACGGTCAACGCGCTGAAGGCGCTGGGCGGGCAAGGCATCCTCGTCACGCGCATCGAGAGGTTGATGGCATGA
- the thiO gene encoding glycine oxidase ThiO, giving the protein MATSDVLVVGGGVMGCGIALKLRQAGARVTVLERSIPGAEASSAAGGILAPQWEADGPGPFFELCLRSRALYGSFAAELRELSGVDIAYRPCGLLRVAFDEADLHHVESTVGWQHGMGLRAELLDGKAARELEPHLAPTAVGAAHFPDDHQVDNRLLVRALTMAAARVGAVFRSGYVRGVVHEHGRAVGVDLDGEVLRADAVVLAAGSWSSLVQGAGVSAQAVRPARGQMVQLQTRLPLLERVVTSAKGYLVPRADGRIIAGSTMEHVGFDKQVTAAGLARILDMALELCPDLGSAPITETWAGFRPWTQDALPYIGEGPTPGLFLATGHFRNGILLAPITAKLVAQAVLGEKPSVDLTPFRYDRETRARG; this is encoded by the coding sequence ATGGCAACCTCCGACGTCCTCGTGGTGGGCGGTGGCGTGATGGGCTGCGGCATCGCGCTGAAACTCCGTCAGGCTGGTGCGCGCGTGACGGTGCTGGAGCGCTCCATCCCCGGCGCCGAGGCCTCCAGCGCCGCCGGCGGCATCCTCGCGCCGCAGTGGGAGGCCGACGGACCGGGCCCCTTCTTCGAACTCTGCCTGCGAAGCCGCGCCCTCTATGGAAGCTTCGCCGCCGAGCTGCGCGAGCTGTCCGGCGTGGACATCGCGTACCGGCCGTGCGGCCTGCTGCGCGTCGCGTTCGACGAAGCGGACCTCCATCACGTGGAGTCCACCGTGGGCTGGCAGCACGGCATGGGGCTGCGCGCCGAGCTGCTCGATGGCAAGGCCGCGCGCGAGCTGGAGCCGCACCTGGCCCCCACCGCCGTGGGCGCCGCGCACTTCCCGGATGATCACCAGGTCGACAACCGGCTCCTCGTCCGCGCGCTCACCATGGCCGCCGCGCGCGTGGGCGCGGTGTTCCGCAGCGGCTACGTGCGCGGCGTGGTGCACGAACACGGCCGCGCGGTAGGCGTGGACCTGGATGGCGAGGTGCTGCGCGCGGACGCCGTCGTGCTGGCGGCAGGCTCGTGGTCGTCCCTGGTTCAAGGTGCGGGCGTGTCGGCGCAGGCGGTGCGTCCGGCGCGCGGGCAGATGGTACAGCTGCAGACGCGGCTGCCCCTCCTGGAGCGGGTGGTGACGTCCGCGAAGGGCTACCTGGTGCCGCGCGCGGACGGGCGGATCATCGCCGGGAGCACCATGGAGCACGTGGGCTTCGACAAGCAGGTGACTGCGGCGGGCCTGGCGCGGATCCTCGACATGGCGCTGGAGCTGTGTCCGGACCTGGGCAGCGCCCCCATCACGGAGACGTGGGCCGGCTTCCGTCCCTGGACCCAGGACGCGCTGCCCTACATTGGAGAGGGGCCCACGCCCGGTCTGTTCCTGGCCACGGGCCACTTCCGCAACGGCATCCTCCTGGCCCCCATCACCGCGAAGCTCGTCGCGCAGGCCGTGCTGGGGGAGAAGCCCTCGGTGGATCTCACCCCCTTCCGGTACGACCGGGAGACGCGGGCGCGCGGATGA
- a CDS encoding HD domain-containing phosphohydrolase, giving the protein MEAIPPAPPRILIVDDDDSVRDVISVLLREEGYNCVVANGAEMALDVAGEEETPLVISDMKMPGRDGLWLLENLRERLPDTSVIMLTGYGDTESAVDCLRRGAVDYLLKPPKLTDLIRAIERALAKRRIEMARKRYQKKLEGKVRDRTAELRSALHNIANTYQNTLLALVAALDAREHETSDHSQRVVSYTSAIASRMGIHGKEMEEIGRGALLHDIGKIGVPDAVLLKPGKLTPDEWLEMRRHPEIGFQMIQNIPFLSTPADIVLSHQERYDGAGYPRNLQRNEIHIGARIFAVADTLDAMTSDRPYRKGTTFANAIQEIKRCANTQFDPDVVKAFLDIGEEGLIRIKKEMAEKKLNPMQAAADAAESEAELARLTDLDDEPDSPPVGSTATPIGAPPVVIRSASGTEG; this is encoded by the coding sequence GTGGAAGCCATCCCCCCCGCACCGCCCAGAATCCTGATCGTCGACGACGACGACTCCGTCCGCGACGTCATCTCCGTCCTTCTCCGCGAGGAGGGCTACAACTGCGTCGTGGCCAACGGCGCCGAGATGGCGCTCGACGTCGCGGGTGAAGAAGAGACGCCGCTCGTCATCAGCGACATGAAGATGCCGGGCCGCGACGGGCTGTGGCTCCTGGAGAACCTGCGCGAGCGGCTGCCGGACACGTCCGTCATCATGCTCACCGGCTACGGCGACACCGAGTCCGCCGTGGACTGTCTGCGCCGGGGCGCGGTGGACTACCTGCTCAAGCCACCCAAGCTCACGGACCTGATCCGGGCCATCGAGCGTGCGCTCGCCAAGCGCCGCATCGAGATGGCGCGCAAGCGCTACCAGAAGAAGCTCGAGGGCAAGGTGCGCGACCGCACCGCGGAGCTTCGCAGCGCGCTGCACAACATCGCCAACACGTACCAGAACACGCTGCTGGCGCTGGTGGCGGCCCTGGACGCGCGCGAGCACGAGACGAGCGACCACTCCCAGCGCGTGGTCAGCTACACGAGCGCCATCGCCAGCCGCATGGGCATCCACGGCAAGGAGATGGAGGAGATCGGCCGAGGGGCGCTTCTGCACGACATCGGGAAGATCGGCGTGCCGGACGCGGTGCTGCTCAAGCCCGGCAAGCTCACCCCCGACGAGTGGCTGGAGATGCGGCGTCATCCGGAGATCGGCTTCCAGATGATCCAGAACATCCCCTTCCTCTCCACCCCGGCGGACATCGTCCTGTCGCACCAGGAGCGCTATGACGGCGCGGGCTACCCCCGCAACCTCCAGCGCAACGAGATCCACATCGGCGCGCGCATCTTCGCGGTGGCGGACACGCTGGACGCGATGACGAGCGACCGGCCGTACCGCAAGGGCACGACGTTCGCCAACGCCATCCAGGAGATCAAGCGCTGCGCCAACACGCAGTTCGACCCGGACGTGGTGAAGGCGTTCCTGGACATCGGCGAAGAGGGCCTCATCCGCATCAAGAAGGAGATGGCGGAGAAGAAGCTCAACCCGATGCAGGCCGCCGCGGACGCCGCGGAGTCCGAGGCCGAGCTGGCGCGGCTCACCGACCTGGATGACGAGCCGGACTCTCCGCCGGTGGGCAGCACGGCCACGCCCATTGGCGCGCCGCCCGTCGTCATCCGCTCCGCGTCCGGCACCGAGGGCTGA
- the hisN gene encoding histidinol-phosphatase gives MKNADPRDLMEAAADVARKAGDVALDFFRRGIAVDTKSDGTPVTVADRTAEWTAREWLEARFPEDGILGEEFGESRAGAKRRWILDPIDGTKTFIRGVPLWGTLVAVAEGENILAGAAYFPAVNELVVASPGLGCFWNGSAAHVSEQDSLERAVVLITDERFLQNPAKGAAWRELSQQASLSRTWGDCYGYLLVATGRAEAMVDEGLSPWDAAALQPIIEEAGGVFTDWKGRRTAFGGDGIATNGALAKQVRDVLGKGVRS, from the coding sequence ATGAAGAACGCGGACCCGAGAGACCTGATGGAGGCCGCCGCCGACGTGGCGCGCAAGGCCGGTGACGTGGCGCTGGACTTCTTCCGGCGCGGCATCGCCGTGGACACCAAGAGCGATGGAACGCCCGTGACCGTGGCGGATCGCACCGCCGAATGGACCGCCCGCGAGTGGCTGGAGGCGCGCTTCCCCGAGGACGGCATCCTGGGCGAGGAATTCGGTGAGTCGCGTGCGGGCGCGAAGCGCCGCTGGATATTGGATCCCATCGACGGCACGAAGACGTTCATCCGGGGCGTGCCGCTGTGGGGCACGCTGGTCGCGGTGGCGGAAGGGGAGAACATCCTCGCGGGTGCGGCCTACTTCCCCGCCGTGAACGAGCTGGTCGTCGCGTCCCCGGGCCTGGGCTGCTTCTGGAACGGATCCGCGGCGCACGTGTCGGAGCAGGACTCGCTGGAGCGCGCCGTGGTGCTCATCACCGACGAGCGCTTCCTCCAGAACCCCGCGAAGGGCGCGGCGTGGCGGGAGCTGTCCCAGCAGGCGTCGCTCTCCCGCACCTGGGGGGACTGTTACGGCTACCTCCTCGTCGCCACCGGCCGCGCGGAGGCCATGGTGGACGAGGGCCTGTCGCCCTGGGACGCGGCGGCGCTGCAACCCATCATCGAGGAGGCGGGCGGCGTGTTCACCGACTGGAAGGGAAGGCGCACGGCGTTCGGCGGTGACGGCATCGCCACCAACGGAGCGCTGGCGAAGCAGGTGCGCGACGTGCTGGGCAAGGGAGTGCGGTCATGA
- the hisD gene encoding histidinol dehydrogenase — protein sequence MSASVLKYQGALALLEPDARRKLLARTGESDAQVASRVQALIARVRSEGDRALFDFAREFDRVELKALEVPRARWDAALESIPSDVREALTRAARNIARAHAAQRPQAIEVETEPGVVVGRRPDPLSRVGVYAPGGRAVYPSSVLMGVVPAKVAGVGEVIVCSPPGPDGLPSAGVLAAAALAGADRVFALGGAGAVAALAYGTQSVPRVDRIVGPGNAYVAAAKLQVVDAVAIDAPAGPSEILVVADGSARPEAVARELLAQAEHDPEACCVALVVGAPLAQAVRDAVEQQARVARRGDIVLAALGSRGAVLRIDSLEEAWPFVADFAPEHLLLATSKPSEDLSRVRNAGTVFVGQRASVAFGDYLTGANHVLPTAGLARAYSGLSVLDFYRWTTWQSVTPAAAAAMADDVGTLADSEGLFAHAAAARAWRVP from the coding sequence ATGAGCGCCTCCGTCCTCAAGTATCAGGGAGCCCTGGCTTTACTGGAGCCCGACGCGCGGCGGAAGCTGCTGGCGCGCACGGGGGAGTCGGACGCCCAGGTGGCTTCGCGCGTCCAGGCGCTCATCGCGCGCGTTCGCTCGGAAGGTGACCGGGCCCTCTTCGACTTCGCTCGCGAGTTCGACCGCGTGGAGTTGAAGGCCCTGGAGGTTCCTCGCGCACGGTGGGACGCGGCGCTGGAGTCGATTCCGTCCGACGTGCGCGAGGCGCTGACCCGCGCGGCACGCAACATCGCCCGGGCGCACGCGGCGCAGCGGCCCCAGGCCATCGAGGTAGAGACGGAGCCCGGCGTCGTTGTCGGCCGCCGGCCGGATCCACTGAGCCGCGTTGGCGTCTACGCGCCGGGCGGCAGGGCGGTGTACCCCAGCAGCGTGCTCATGGGCGTGGTGCCCGCGAAGGTGGCGGGCGTGGGGGAGGTCATCGTCTGTTCACCGCCCGGGCCGGACGGTCTGCCGAGCGCGGGAGTGCTCGCGGCGGCGGCGCTGGCGGGCGCGGACCGGGTCTTCGCATTGGGTGGCGCGGGTGCGGTGGCCGCGCTGGCCTACGGCACGCAGAGCGTTCCCCGGGTGGACCGCATCGTCGGACCGGGCAATGCCTACGTGGCGGCGGCGAAGCTCCAGGTGGTGGACGCCGTCGCCATCGACGCTCCCGCGGGCCCGAGTGAAATCCTCGTGGTCGCCGACGGGAGTGCTCGCCCGGAGGCCGTGGCGCGTGAGCTGCTGGCGCAGGCGGAGCACGACCCCGAGGCCTGCTGCGTGGCGCTGGTGGTGGGTGCTCCGCTGGCGCAGGCGGTGCGGGACGCGGTGGAGCAGCAGGCCCGCGTCGCGCGACGCGGTGACATCGTCCTCGCGGCGCTGGGCAGCCGGGGCGCGGTGCTGCGCATCGACTCGCTGGAGGAGGCGTGGCCCTTCGTCGCGGACTTCGCGCCGGAGCACCTGCTGCTCGCGACGTCGAAGCCCTCGGAGGACCTGTCGCGCGTTCGCAACGCGGGCACGGTGTTCGTGGGACAGCGCGCGTCGGTGGCCTTCGGCGACTACCTCACGGGCGCGAACCACGTGCTGCCCACCGCGGGCCTGGCCCGGGCTTACTCGGGGCTGAGCGTGCTGGACTTCTACCGGTGGACCACGTGGCAGAGCGTGACGCCCGCTGCCGCGGCGGCGATGGCTGATGACGTGGGGACGCTTGCGGACAGCGAGGGGCTCTTCGCCCACGCGGCCGCGGCGCGGGCCTGGAGGGTGCCGTGA
- a CDS encoding imidazoleglycerol-phosphate dehydratase, which yields MSTVTTVVRETKETQVTVELARGTGVARVDTGLKFFDHMLATFARYAGLDLTLHARGDLRHHLMEDVAITLGTAVQRVIPATAARYGERTLPMDDALVQACLDAGGRFYYRGPLKNRLYEHWMRSFCEHSRITLHLRVLRGKDSHHLTEAAFKALGLALRDAMVDSGVVFSMKGSVSLEVK from the coding sequence ATGAGCACGGTCACCACGGTCGTCCGGGAAACGAAGGAGACACAGGTCACGGTGGAGCTGGCGCGCGGAACAGGCGTGGCCCGGGTGGACACGGGCCTCAAGTTCTTCGACCACATGCTCGCCACCTTCGCGCGTTACGCGGGGCTGGACCTGACCCTGCACGCGCGCGGCGACCTGCGCCACCACCTGATGGAGGACGTGGCCATCACCCTGGGCACCGCCGTCCAGCGCGTCATCCCCGCCACGGCCGCGCGCTACGGCGAGCGCACCCTGCCCATGGACGACGCGCTCGTGCAGGCGTGCCTGGACGCGGGCGGGCGCTTCTACTACCGGGGCCCGTTGAAGAACCGCCTGTACGAACACTGGATGCGCTCGTTCTGCGAGCACTCGCGCATCACGCTCCACCTGCGGGTGCTGCGCGGCAAGGACAGCCACCACCTCACCGAGGCGGCCTTCAAGGCGCTGGGGCTCGCGCTGCGCGACGCGATGGTGGACTCCGGCGTCGTCTTCAGCATGAAGGGCAGCGTCTCCCTGGAGGTGAAGTGA
- the hisH gene encoding imidazole glycerol phosphate synthase subunit HisH, with protein MRVTLFDYGAGNLHSLIKALATTPGAEVRVQEDPLRALDTDVLVLPGVGAFGSAAARLAPGREAMRKALDAGLPCLGICLGMQLLFEESDEGAGKGLGYFPGRVTRLSARHVPQIGWNDVEEDRALESTRLSTVYYAHSFVCRAADSREVVGWTTHEGDRFPASVRRGNVLGVQFHPEKSSQAGVRFVQAFLQEVAS; from the coding sequence ATGCGAGTGACCCTGTTCGACTACGGCGCGGGCAACCTGCACTCGCTGATCAAGGCTCTGGCCACCACGCCTGGAGCGGAGGTGCGCGTGCAGGAGGATCCGCTGCGCGCATTGGACACCGACGTGCTGGTGCTGCCCGGAGTGGGAGCGTTCGGATCCGCGGCGGCGCGGCTGGCTCCAGGACGCGAAGCGATGCGGAAGGCACTGGACGCGGGCCTGCCGTGCCTGGGCATCTGCCTGGGCATGCAGCTCCTCTTCGAGGAGAGCGACGAGGGGGCAGGGAAGGGACTTGGCTACTTCCCGGGCCGGGTGACGCGGCTGTCCGCGCGGCACGTCCCGCAGATTGGATGGAACGACGTGGAGGAGGACCGGGCGCTGGAGTCCACGCGGCTGTCCACCGTGTACTACGCGCACAGCTTCGTGTGCCGCGCCGCCGATTCGCGCGAAGTCGTGGGCTGGACGACCCACGAGGGCGACCGGTTCCCCGCGTCCGTGCGACGCGGCAACGTGCTGGGCGTGCAGTTCCACCCGGAGAAGTCCTCCCAGGCGGGTGTTCGCTTCGTGCAGGCGTTCCTCCAGGAGGTGGCCTCGTGA